The following proteins are co-located in the Billgrantia tianxiuensis genome:
- a CDS encoding LuxR C-terminal-related transcriptional regulator, which translates to MAFAQKFIVADDHPLFRAALTQALRQLAPQAEIVESDTMEATCEVVTRHPDADLILLDLHMPGAHGFSGLIQLRGQTPDIPVAVVSGSDEPHVVRRAIDYGASGFIPKSSSLQLIAEAVSEILDGEVWLPQELADALGDANEEETRFAEAIASLTPQQFRVLNMLTEGLLNKQIAYELNVSEATIKAHVTAILRKLGVHSRTQAVIAAQKLEVEPPKVES; encoded by the coding sequence ATGGCCTTTGCCCAGAAATTCATCGTTGCCGATGACCATCCGCTGTTCCGTGCAGCGCTGACGCAGGCGCTGCGCCAGCTGGCGCCCCAGGCCGAGATCGTCGAATCCGATACCATGGAGGCCACCTGCGAGGTGGTGACTCGCCACCCCGATGCCGACCTGATTCTGCTCGACCTGCACATGCCGGGAGCCCATGGCTTTTCCGGCCTGATTCAGCTGCGCGGCCAGACCCCGGACATTCCGGTAGCGGTGGTATCCGGCAGCGACGAGCCGCATGTGGTACGGCGCGCGATCGACTACGGTGCTTCGGGCTTCATTCCCAAATCCTCATCCTTGCAGCTGATCGCCGAGGCGGTCAGCGAGATCCTCGATGGCGAGGTGTGGCTGCCTCAGGAGCTGGCCGATGCCCTGGGCGACGCCAACGAAGAGGAGACCCGCTTCGCCGAGGCCATCGCCTCGCTGACGCCGCAGCAGTTCCGGGTGCTCAACATGCTCACCGAGGGGCTGCTCAACAAGCAGATCGCCTATGAGCTGAACGTCTCCGAGGCCACCATCAAGGCCCACGTCACCGCTATCTTGCGCAAGCTGGGCGTGCACTCGCGTACCCAGGCGGTCATCGCGGCGCAGAAGCTCGAGGTGGAGCCGCCCAAAGTTGAATCCTGA
- a CDS encoding CocE/NonD family hydrolase produces the protein MSVADSFPYKVREIENVFIPMRDGAQLAARVWLPEEAERTPLPAIMEYIPYRKRDITRGRDATNHAYLAGHGYVCVRVDMRGSGDSDGVLTDEYTQQEQEDGVDAIAWLAEQPWCDGNVGMMGISWGGFNSLQVAAKQPPALKAIISICSSDDLYADNMHYMGGCLLGDNLSEATVMFAFNTLPPDPQIVGNRWRDMWFDRMENSGLWLEQWVEHQRRSAYWSTSSINENYSAIQCPVYAIGGWADGFTNTVLRLMEHLEVPRKGLIGPWGHKYPHQGIPGPAIGFLQEALRWWDYWLKGKDTGIMDEPMLRAWEQDSVPPDTSYKERPGRWIGEVGWPSKNVKERRYELGPYTIHMGEGHGGPISTKGGRAPWRCSPRSALGWRPASGAPMQPRRTYRATSARRMAAR, from the coding sequence GTGAGTGTCGCAGATTCGTTTCCGTACAAGGTTCGTGAGATAGAGAACGTCTTCATCCCGATGCGCGACGGAGCCCAGCTGGCAGCCAGGGTCTGGCTGCCGGAAGAGGCCGAGCGCACGCCGCTACCAGCGATCATGGAATACATCCCTTATCGCAAGCGCGATATCACCCGTGGACGGGATGCCACCAACCATGCCTACCTGGCCGGACACGGCTATGTCTGTGTCCGGGTCGACATGCGCGGCAGTGGTGATTCGGATGGCGTGCTCACCGACGAATACACCCAGCAGGAGCAGGAGGATGGCGTGGATGCCATCGCCTGGCTTGCCGAACAGCCCTGGTGCGACGGCAATGTCGGCATGATGGGCATCTCCTGGGGCGGCTTCAACAGCTTGCAGGTGGCGGCCAAGCAGCCACCGGCGCTGAAGGCGATCATCAGCATCTGCTCGAGCGACGACCTCTACGCCGATAACATGCATTACATGGGCGGCTGCCTGCTCGGCGACAATCTTTCCGAAGCCACCGTCATGTTCGCCTTCAATACCCTGCCGCCGGACCCGCAGATCGTCGGCAACCGCTGGCGCGACATGTGGTTCGACCGCATGGAGAACAGCGGTCTATGGCTCGAACAGTGGGTCGAGCACCAGCGTCGCAGCGCCTACTGGTCGACCAGTTCGATCAACGAAAACTATTCGGCGATCCAGTGCCCGGTATATGCCATTGGTGGCTGGGCCGACGGTTTCACCAACACCGTGCTGCGCTTGATGGAACACCTGGAGGTGCCGCGCAAGGGGCTGATTGGCCCTTGGGGCCACAAGTATCCGCACCAGGGGATCCCTGGGCCAGCCATCGGCTTTCTCCAGGAAGCGCTGCGCTGGTGGGACTATTGGCTCAAGGGCAAGGATACCGGCATCATGGACGAGCCCATGCTGCGTGCCTGGGAGCAGGACAGCGTGCCGCCCGACACTTCCTATAAGGAGCGTCCGGGGCGCTGGATCGGAGAAGTCGGCTGGCCGTCGAAGAACGTCAAGGAGCGGCGCTACGAACTGGGCCCCTATACCATCCACATGGGGGAAGGACACGGTGGCCCCATCAGCACGAAGGGTGGGAGAGCGCCTTGGCGTTGCAGTCCCCGCTCAGCGTTGGGCTGGAGGCCGGCAAGTGGTGCTCCTATGCAGCCACGCCGGACCTACCGGGCGACCAGCGCGAGGAGGATGGCGGCTCGCTGA
- a CDS encoding ferritin-like domain-containing protein, whose product MGTEPQTPKHLEDWLRDAHAMEKQAEKMLEAQASRLEHYPQLKARIEEHLTETRGQTEKIEQCISLLGTDLSAMKDMGGKLAAFGQAMGGMMSGDEVVKGGLASYAFEHFEIASYKALIQAAEKVGKPEIARICEEILREEEAMAAWLGEHLDDTTRQFLERSENSDLRAKT is encoded by the coding sequence ATGGGCACTGAACCGCAAACCCCCAAGCATCTGGAAGACTGGCTACGCGATGCCCACGCCATGGAGAAACAAGCGGAGAAGATGCTGGAAGCCCAGGCCAGCCGCCTGGAGCATTATCCGCAGCTCAAGGCACGCATCGAAGAACACCTGACCGAGACCCGCGGCCAGACGGAGAAGATCGAACAGTGCATCTCGCTGCTCGGTACCGACCTCTCGGCGATGAAGGACATGGGCGGCAAACTGGCAGCCTTCGGTCAAGCCATGGGCGGCATGATGTCAGGCGACGAGGTGGTCAAGGGCGGCCTCGCCAGCTATGCCTTCGAACACTTCGAGATCGCCAGCTACAAGGCCTTGATCCAGGCTGCGGAGAAAGTCGGAAAACCCGAGATTGCTCGCATCTGCGAAGAGATCCTGCGCGAAGAGGAAGCCATGGCCGCGTGGCTCGGTGAACATCTCGACGACACCACGCGCCAGTTCCTGGAGCGCTCGGAGAACAGCGACCTGCGCGCCAAGACCTGA
- a CDS encoding CocE/NonD family hydrolase C-terminal non-catalytic domain-containing protein, producing the protein MALQSPLSVGLEAGKWCSYAATPDLPGDQREEDGGSLIFSSRQLAEPLDIFGMPVVEFELSCNKPQAMLAVRLSDVAPDGKSTRVTYGLLNLSHRDSDADPEPLVPHRRYRVRIPMNGIAQRFPVGHQLRLSVSTSYWPLAWLPPEPAQVDIYPESSALVLPERTPGEEDVRLPEFDEPEEAPPLELHTFEASEHNWLLHRDLATKESTLEVINDQGHFRIEDIGTEVRRSTREWYSTVNDDFTSARGETYTERSFKRDDWNVEIYTRSILSCDESNFFIHAQLDAYEDDYRVFSKNWEKVIPRDHM; encoded by the coding sequence TTGGCGTTGCAGTCCCCGCTCAGCGTTGGGCTGGAGGCCGGCAAGTGGTGCTCCTATGCAGCCACGCCGGACCTACCGGGCGACCAGCGCGAGGAGGATGGCGGCTCGCTGATCTTCAGCAGCCGTCAACTGGCCGAGCCGCTCGATATCTTCGGCATGCCCGTGGTGGAATTCGAACTCTCGTGCAACAAGCCCCAGGCCATGCTCGCGGTGCGACTCTCGGATGTGGCCCCCGACGGCAAGTCGACCCGTGTCACTTATGGCCTGCTCAACCTGTCGCATCGTGACAGCGACGCCGACCCCGAACCGCTGGTGCCGCACCGGCGCTACCGGGTGCGTATCCCGATGAACGGGATTGCCCAGCGCTTCCCGGTGGGCCATCAACTGCGCCTGTCCGTCTCGACCTCCTACTGGCCGCTGGCCTGGTTGCCGCCGGAGCCGGCCCAGGTCGACATCTACCCCGAGAGCAGTGCACTGGTGCTGCCGGAGCGAACGCCGGGTGAGGAGGATGTGCGCCTGCCCGAGTTCGACGAGCCCGAGGAAGCCCCGCCGCTGGAACTGCATACGTTCGAGGCCAGCGAGCACAACTGGCTGCTGCATCGCGATCTGGCGACCAAGGAGTCGACCCTGGAAGTCATCAACGACCAGGGCCACTTCCGCATCGAGGATATCGGTACCGAGGTGCGCCGCAGTACCCGGGAGTGGTACAGCACCGTCAATGACGATTTCACCTCGGCACGCGGCGAAACCTATACCGAGCGCTCCTTCAAGCGCGACGACTGGAACGTGGAGATCTACACACGCAGCATCCTGAGCTGCGACGAGAGCAATTTCTTCATTCACGCTCAGCTCGATGCCTATGAGGACGACTACCGGGTCTTTTCCAAGAACTGGGAGAAGGTCATACCGCGCGACCACATGTAG
- a CDS encoding manganese catalase family protein, translating to MFHHSSKLQYPVKVDKPDPEFAMLLQQAIGGIEGEIRVAMQYFFQAMGARGDDRIRDMLMSTATEELSHIEMLGHAVALNLEGAPVSYQEESAKDPVVRAILGGANPRHLLSSGLSAMPVNANGVPFDMSHVYATGNVAADMLANVTAEAGGRVLASRLYNWTDDHGMKDFLSFLIARDTYHQQQWLAVIEELGGIEAQLPVPNATPEAHEAMQHSYYYLNTLLDKEAPKGRWAEGPSLDGRSEYSVRNQPAPEGQEPKLGPAKPHSGAQEEQINPPK from the coding sequence ATGTTTCATCATTCGTCCAAGCTTCAATATCCGGTCAAGGTCGACAAGCCGGACCCAGAGTTCGCCATGCTGCTGCAACAAGCCATTGGCGGCATCGAAGGCGAGATTCGTGTCGCCATGCAGTACTTCTTTCAGGCCATGGGCGCCCGTGGCGACGATCGCATCCGCGACATGCTGATGTCGACGGCAACCGAGGAACTCTCGCACATCGAGATGCTGGGTCATGCCGTGGCGCTCAATCTGGAGGGTGCGCCAGTCTCCTATCAGGAGGAATCAGCCAAGGACCCGGTGGTCCGCGCCATTCTCGGCGGTGCCAATCCCAGGCACCTACTCTCGTCCGGCCTCTCCGCCATGCCGGTCAACGCCAACGGCGTGCCGTTCGACATGAGCCACGTTTACGCGACCGGCAACGTGGCGGCCGATATGCTGGCCAACGTCACCGCCGAGGCAGGTGGCCGTGTACTGGCGTCGCGTCTCTACAACTGGACCGACGATCATGGCATGAAGGACTTCCTGTCCTTCCTGATTGCTCGTGACACCTACCACCAGCAGCAGTGGTTGGCCGTGATCGAGGAGTTGGGCGGTATCGAAGCCCAGTTGCCGGTGCCCAACGCCACACCGGAAGCCCACGAGGCCATGCAACACTCTTACTACTATCTCAACACCCTGCTGGACAAAGAGGCGCCCAAGGGGCGCTGGGCCGAAGGCCCCTCTCTCGACGGCCGCAGCGAATACTCGGTCAGGAACCAGCCGGCTCCCGAAGGCCAGGAGCCCAAGCTGGGACCGGCCAAGCCCCATTCCGGCGCTCAGGAAGAGCAGATCAATCCGCCGAAGTGA
- a CDS encoding general stress protein, with protein sequence MAQRNQNPGNFANDPKKASEAGQKGGQRSSGNFANDPQKASEAGQKGGQHSGGNFANDPQKASQAGQKGGQHSGGNFANDRQKASEAGRKGGKNS encoded by the coding sequence ATGGCACAGCGCAACCAGAACCCCGGCAATTTTGCCAACGACCCCAAGAAGGCCTCGGAAGCCGGCCAGAAAGGCGGTCAGCGCAGCAGCGGCAATTTCGCCAACGACCCGCAGAAGGCCTCAGAAGCCGGCCAGAAAGGCGGCCAGCACAGCGGCGGCAACTTTGCCAACGACCCGCAGAAGGCCTCTCAGGCCGGCCAGAAAGGCGGCCAGCACAGCGGCGGCAACTTCGCCAACGACCGCCAGAAGGCTTCCGAGGCGGGCCGCAAGGGCGGCAAGAACAGCTGA